In Mycobacterium tuberculosis H37Rv, a single window of DNA contains:
- a CDS encoding para-aminobenzoate synthase component I, producing MNLAWELSTRTKSPRSHLRCENPQFCQARTVRIDRLGDLGGAPAVLRAVGRATSRLDLPPPAALTGEWFGALAVIAPSVSIQPVSGDDVFSGPPGTGGPDATGAVGGGWVGYLSYPDAGADGRPHRIPEAAGGWTDCVLRRDRDGQWWYESLSGAPIADWLASALATTRASVARPAPACRIDWEPADRAAHRDGVLACLEAIGAGEVYQACVCTQFAGTVTGSPLDFFIDGFGRTAPSRSAFVAGPWGAVASLSPELFLRRRGSVVTSSPIKGTLPLDAPPSALRASAKEVAENIMIVDLVRNDLGRVAVTGTVTVPELLVVRPAPGVWHLVSTVSARVPLEEPMSALLDAAFPPASVTGTPKLRARQLISQWERYRRGIYCGTVGLASPVAGCELNVAIRTVEFDTAGNAVLGVGGGITADSDPDAEWAECLHKAAPIVGLPAATRTTPARLASKVR from the coding sequence TTGAACTTAGCGTGGGAGCTTAGCACGCGGACGAAATCCCCACGCAGCCACTTGCGCTGCGAAAATCCACAGTTCTGTCAAGCTAGAACGGTGCGAATCGACCGACTCGGCGATCTTGGCGGAGCGCCTGCGGTGCTGCGGGCGGTCGGCCGCGCCACCAGTCGACTCGACTTGCCACCACCGGCGGCGCTGACCGGCGAATGGTTCGGTGCGCTGGCGGTGATCGCACCGAGTGTGTCTATACAACCGGTCAGCGGCGACGACGTGTTCTCGGGCCCGCCGGGCACCGGCGGGCCCGATGCCACCGGGGCGGTGGGCGGCGGCTGGGTCGGCTACCTGTCCTACCCGGACGCCGGCGCCGACGGGCGACCCCACCGGATCCCCGAGGCCGCCGGCGGCTGGACCGATTGCGTGCTGCGCCGCGACCGCGACGGCCAGTGGTGGTATGAGAGCCTGTCCGGTGCGCCGATAGCGGACTGGCTGGCCAGCGCGTTGGCGACCACTCGGGCATCGGTCGCCAGACCGGCACCGGCATGCCGGATCGACTGGGAACCGGCCGACCGGGCAGCGCACCGCGACGGGGTACTGGCGTGTCTGGAAGCTATCGGCGCGGGCGAGGTCTATCAAGCGTGCGTGTGCACCCAATTCGCCGGGACGGTCACCGGATCCCCGCTGGACTTCTTCATCGACGGGTTCGGTCGTACCGCTCCGTCCCGGTCCGCCTTTGTCGCCGGACCGTGGGGAGCCGTCGCATCGCTATCCCCGGAGCTATTCCTGCGCCGCCGCGGGTCCGTGGTGACATCGAGCCCGATCAAGGGCACGCTGCCGCTGGACGCCCCGCCGTCGGCGCTGCGGGCATCGGCCAAAGAGGTGGCCGAGAACATCATGATCGTGGATCTGGTCCGCAACGACCTCGGCCGGGTAGCGGTTACCGGTACCGTGACGGTGCCCGAGCTGTTGGTGGTGCGACCAGCGCCGGGAGTGTGGCACCTGGTGTCCACGGTGTCGGCGCGGGTTCCGCTCGAGGAACCGATGTCAGCGCTGCTCGACGCCGCCTTCCCGCCGGCCTCGGTCACCGGCACACCTAAACTGCGGGCTCGCCAATTGATTTCACAATGGGAGCGATATCGCCGCGGGATATATTGCGGCACAGTCGGTTTGGCGTCACCGGTCGCCGGATGCGAGCTCAACGTCGCAATCCGCACCGTCGAATTCGATACCGCAGGCAACGCCGTGCTGGGCGTTGGCGGCGGGATCACCGCCGACTCCGATCCGGACGCCGAATGGGCGGAGTGCCTGCACAAAGCCGCTCCCATCGTCGGGCTGCCGGCCGCCACGCGCACCACCCCGGCTCGGTTAGCCAGCAAAGTGCGGTAG
- the rpfB gene encoding resuscitation-promoting factor RpfB, whose product MLRLVVGALLLVLAFAGGYAVAACKTVTLTVDGTAMRVTTMKSRVIDIVEENGFSVDDRDDLYPAAGVQVHDADTIVLRRSRPLQISLDGHDAKQVWTTASTVDEALAQLAMTDTAPAAASRASRVPLSGMALPVVSAKTVQLNDGGLVRTVHLPAPNVAGLLSAAGVPLLQSDHVVPAATAPIVEGMQIQVTRNRIKKVTERLPLPPNARRVEDPEMNMSREVVEDPGVPGTQDVTFAVAEVNGVETGRLPVANVVVTPAHEAVVRVGTKPGTEVPPVIDGSIWDAIAGCEAGGNWAINTGNGYYGGVQFDQGTWEANGGLRYAPRADLATREEQIAVAEVTRLRQGWGAWPVCAARAGAR is encoded by the coding sequence ATGTTGCGCCTGGTAGTCGGTGCGCTGCTGCTGGTGTTGGCGTTCGCCGGTGGCTATGCGGTCGCCGCATGCAAAACGGTGACGTTGACCGTCGACGGAACCGCGATGCGGGTGACCACGATGAAATCGCGGGTGATCGACATCGTCGAAGAGAACGGGTTCTCAGTCGACGACCGCGACGACCTGTATCCCGCGGCCGGCGTGCAGGTCCATGACGCCGACACCATCGTGCTGCGGCGTAGCCGTCCGCTGCAGATCTCGCTGGATGGTCACGACGCTAAGCAGGTGTGGACGACCGCGTCGACGGTGGACGAGGCGCTGGCCCAACTCGCGATGACCGACACGGCGCCGGCCGCGGCTTCTCGCGCCAGCCGCGTCCCGCTGTCCGGGATGGCGCTACCGGTCGTCAGCGCCAAGACGGTGCAGCTCAACGACGGCGGGTTGGTGCGCACGGTGCACTTGCCGGCCCCCAATGTCGCGGGGCTGCTGAGTGCGGCCGGCGTGCCGCTGTTGCAAAGCGACCACGTGGTGCCCGCCGCGACGGCCCCGATCGTCGAAGGCATGCAGATCCAGGTGACCCGCAATCGGATCAAGAAGGTCACCGAGCGGCTGCCGCTGCCGCCGAACGCGCGTCGTGTCGAGGACCCGGAGATGAACATGAGCCGGGAGGTCGTCGAAGACCCGGGGGTTCCGGGGACCCAGGATGTGACGTTCGCGGTAGCTGAGGTCAACGGCGTCGAGACCGGCCGTTTGCCCGTCGCCAACGTCGTGGTGACCCCGGCCCACGAAGCCGTGGTGCGGGTGGGCACCAAGCCCGGTACCGAGGTGCCCCCGGTGATCGACGGAAGCATCTGGGACGCGATCGCCGGCTGTGAGGCCGGTGGCAACTGGGCGATCAACACCGGCAACGGGTATTACGGTGGTGTGCAGTTTGACCAGGGCACCTGGGAGGCCAACGGCGGGCTGCGGTATGCACCCCGCGCTGACCTCGCCACCCGCGAAGAGCAGATCGCCGTTGCCGAGGTGACCCGACTGCGTCAAGGTTGGGGCGCCTGGCCGGTATGTGCTGCACGAGCGGGTGCGCGCTGA
- the ispE gene encoding 4-diphosphocytidyl-2C-methyl-D-erythritol kinase (CMK (4-(cytidine-5'-diphospho)-2-C-methyl-D-erythritol kinase). Belongs to the ISPE family.): protein MPTGSVTVRVPGKVNLYLAVGDRREDGYHELTTVFHAVSLVDEVTVRNADVLSLELVGEGADQLPTDERNLAWQAAELMAEHVGRAPDVSIMIDKSIPVAGGMAGGSADAAAVLVAMNSLWELNVPRRDLRMLAARLGSDVPFALHGGTALGTGRGEELATVLSRNTFHWVLAFADSGLLTSAVYNELDRLREVGDPPRLGEPGPVLAALAAGDPDQLAPLLGNEMQAAAVSLDPALARALRAGVEAGALAGIVSGSGPTCAFLCTSASSAIDVGAQLSGAGVCRTVRVATGPVPGARVVSAPTEV from the coding sequence GTGCCCACCGGGTCGGTCACCGTTCGGGTGCCCGGAAAGGTCAACCTCTATCTGGCGGTCGGCGATCGCCGCGAGGACGGCTATCACGAGCTGACCACGGTATTTCATGCCGTCTCGCTGGTCGACGAGGTAACCGTTCGTAACGCTGATGTGCTCTCGCTCGAGTTGGTCGGCGAGGGGGCCGACCAGCTGCCGACCGACGAACGCAATCTCGCCTGGCAGGCGGCCGAGCTGATGGCCGAACACGTGGGCCGGGCGCCGGACGTCTCGATCATGATCGACAAATCCATTCCGGTCGCCGGCGGCATGGCCGGTGGCAGCGCGGACGCTGCGGCGGTCCTGGTTGCGATGAACTCGTTGTGGGAACTCAATGTGCCCCGCCGCGACCTGCGCATGCTCGCCGCGCGGCTAGGCAGCGATGTGCCGTTTGCCCTGCATGGTGGTACCGCGCTGGGGACGGGTCGCGGCGAGGAGTTGGCCACCGTGTTATCCCGCAACACCTTCCACTGGGTCCTGGCGTTCGCCGACAGCGGGTTGCTCACCTCCGCGGTGTACAACGAGCTCGACCGGCTCAGGGAGGTGGGGGATCCGCCCCGGCTTGGTGAGCCCGGGCCGGTTCTGGCTGCCTTAGCTGCGGGTGATCCGGATCAGCTGGCGCCGTTGCTGGGTAATGAAATGCAAGCGGCCGCGGTGAGCCTGGACCCGGCGCTGGCTCGTGCGTTACGCGCCGGTGTGGAGGCCGGCGCGCTCGCAGGCATCGTGTCCGGTTCGGGTCCCACGTGTGCCTTCCTGTGCACCTCGGCGAGCTCGGCGATCGATGTCGGCGCGCAGCTGTCGGGGGCGGGAGTTTGTCGCACCGTTCGAGTCGCCACCGGGCCGGTACCCGGCGCCCGCGTGGTGTCTGCGCCGACCGAAGTGTGA
- the metS gene encoding methionine--tRNA ligase (MetRS (methionyl-tRNA synthetase MetS) metS (MetG)), with protein MKPYYVTTAIAYPNAAPHVGHAYEYIATDAIARFKRLDRYDVRFLTGTDEHGLKVAQAAAAAGVPTAALARRNSDVFQRMQEALNISFDRFIRTTDADHHEASKELWRRMSAAGDIYLDNYSGWYSVRDERFFVESETQLVDGTRLTVETGTPVTWTEEQTYFFRLSAYTDKLLAHYHANPDFIAPETRRNEVISFVSGGLDDLSISRTSFDWGVQVPEHPDHVMYVWVDALTNYLTGAGFPDTDSELFRRYWPADLHMIGKDIIRFHAVYWPAFLMSAGIELPRRIFAHGFLHNRGEKMSKSVGNIVDPVALAEALGVDQVRYFLLREVPFGQDGSYSDEAIVTRINTDLANELGNLAQRSLSMVAKNLDGRVPNPGEFADADAALLATADGLLERVRGHFDAQAMHLALEAIWLMLGDANKYFSVQQPWVLRKSESEADQARFRTTLYVTCEVVRIAALLIQPVMPESAGKILDLLGQAPNQRSFAAVGVRLTPGTALPPPTGVFPRYQPPQPPEGK; from the coding sequence ATGAAGCCCTATTACGTCACCACCGCGATCGCATATCCCAACGCTGCACCCCACGTAGGTCACGCCTACGAATACATCGCCACCGACGCGATCGCCCGGTTCAAACGGCTGGATCGCTATGACGTGCGCTTCCTGACCGGGACCGACGAGCATGGCCTGAAGGTCGCACAAGCCGCCGCGGCAGCGGGCGTGCCCACCGCGGCGCTTGCCCGGCGCAATTCCGACGTGTTTCAGCGCATGCAGGAGGCGCTGAACATCTCCTTCGACCGATTCATCCGCACTACCGATGCCGACCACCACGAGGCGTCCAAGGAACTCTGGCGACGGATGTCGGCGGCCGGCGACATCTATCTGGACAACTATTCCGGGTGGTACTCGGTGCGCGACGAGCGGTTCTTCGTCGAATCGGAGACCCAACTTGTCGACGGCACGCGCCTGACGGTAGAGACCGGCACGCCGGTGACCTGGACCGAGGAGCAGACCTACTTCTTCCGGCTGTCGGCCTATACCGACAAGCTGCTGGCCCACTATCACGCCAACCCCGACTTCATCGCGCCGGAGACGCGGCGCAACGAAGTGATCAGCTTCGTCTCCGGCGGCCTGGACGACCTGTCGATCTCGCGCACCTCGTTTGACTGGGGTGTGCAGGTGCCCGAGCACCCCGACCACGTCATGTACGTCTGGGTCGACGCGCTGACCAATTACCTGACCGGGGCGGGCTTCCCGGATACCGACTCGGAGTTGTTCCGCCGCTACTGGCCCGCCGATTTGCACATGATCGGCAAGGACATCATCAGGTTTCATGCCGTCTATTGGCCGGCGTTTTTGATGTCAGCCGGAATCGAGTTGCCGCGAAGGATCTTCGCGCACGGGTTCTTGCACAACCGCGGCGAGAAGATGAGTAAATCGGTGGGCAACATCGTCGACCCGGTTGCCCTGGCGGAAGCGCTCGGGGTGGACCAGGTCCGCTACTTCCTGTTGCGGGAGGTCCCGTTCGGCCAGGACGGCAGTTACAGCGACGAGGCCATCGTCACTCGGATCAACACCGATCTGGCCAACGAGCTCGGCAACTTGGCCCAACGCTCGTTGTCGATGGTGGCCAAAAACCTTGACGGCAGGGTGCCCAACCCGGGTGAGTTCGCCGACGCCGACGCCGCGCTGCTTGCGACCGCCGATGGCTTGTTGGAGCGAGTGCGCGGTCACTTCGACGCACAGGCGATGCACCTGGCGCTGGAGGCGATCTGGCTGATGCTCGGCGACGCGAACAAGTACTTTTCGGTGCAGCAGCCGTGGGTACTGCGCAAGAGCGAGTCCGAAGCCGATCAGGCCCGGTTCCGCACCACGCTCTACGTCACCTGCGAGGTAGTCCGCATCGCGGCACTGCTGATCCAGCCGGTGATGCCGGAGTCGGCCGGCAAAATTTTGGACCTGCTCGGCCAGGCCCCAAACCAGCGGTCGTTCGCCGCCGTAGGTGTTCGGCTGACCCCCGGCACAGCGCTGCCGCCGCCCACCGGGGTATTTCCCCGCTACCAGCCGCCGCAACCACCCGAAGGCAAGTGA
- a CDS encoding membrane protein, with translation MSISCRVREGFVMRLAIVGTAAAAAIGGTLAVAPLTLSTPERVAGGTCSAGQQCDRLAAVLMPDTATPSGPAAAEHAVPAPFEPVADTIAPGLVPRPGVPAAAAVPRVGPPAVPGLPNIPGAAGPALPPPPALPNLAAPSVPGVGIPGIGIPGIGIPGIGIPGVPDPITGVNTAAAVVNGVLGVGGTAAGVVTASAVAVTYLVLAVNALESSGILPTARGTASTVASLLLPGAQSAAAALPAVGLPALPGVTPASLLAMAAAAGLPGVGFPSLPGVSPTDLMAMAAAAGLPTSLPGLAGMSPAELTALVAGGLPMLAAAGLPAGLAGVDPATLAAALPALAAGGLPPGLPALPGVDPAALAAALPALAAGLPALPAGLPPLPAVPALPAPPPLPGPPPLPALPSRLCTPGFGPIGVCIP, from the coding sequence GTGTCTATCTCGTGTCGAGTTCGAGAGGGGTTTGTAATGAGACTCGCGATCGTGGGCACCGCGGCTGCTGCCGCGATAGGGGGAACGCTGGCGGTGGCACCGTTGACGTTGTCCACCCCGGAGCGGGTCGCGGGCGGCACCTGCAGCGCCGGCCAGCAGTGCGATCGGCTGGCTGCGGTCCTGATGCCCGACACCGCGACACCATCGGGGCCGGCCGCAGCGGAGCACGCGGTGCCGGCGCCGTTCGAGCCGGTCGCCGACACGATCGCGCCGGGATTGGTTCCGCGGCCGGGTGTACCGGCGGCTGCCGCCGTGCCCAGGGTGGGCCCGCCAGCCGTTCCCGGCCTACCCAACATTCCCGGTGCGGCCGGCCCGGCCCTGCCTCCCCCACCGGCCCTGCCGAACCTGGCCGCGCCGAGCGTACCTGGCGTCGGCATCCCGGGCATCGGCATCCCGGGCATCGGCATCCCGGGCATCGGCATCCCCGGCGTACCCGACCCAATCACCGGGGTGAACACCGCTGCCGCGGTCGTGAACGGTGTCCTGGGTGTGGGAGGCACGGCGGCGGGGGTGGTGACCGCGAGCGCGGTGGCCGTCACCTATCTCGTGCTTGCGGTTAACGCGCTGGAGTCTTCCGGCATCCTGCCGACGGCCCGCGGAACAGCCAGCACGGTGGCCTCCCTGCTGCTGCCCGGGGCGCAATCGGCGGCGGCCGCTCTGCCGGCTGTGGGGCTGCCCGCCCTGCCGGGCGTGACGCCGGCGAGTCTGCTCGCGATGGCGGCGGCCGCCGGCCTGCCAGGCGTGGGTTTTCCGAGTCTGCCAGGTGTGTCGCCGACCGACCTGATGGCGATGGCGGCCGCGGCCGGTCTGCCGACGAGTTTGCCGGGTCTGGCGGGGATGTCGCCGGCGGAGCTGACGGCGCTGGTGGCAGGTGGTCTGCCGATGCTGGCGGCCGCTGGTCTGCCGGCTGGTCTGGCGGGGGTGGATCCGGCGACGCTGGCTGCGGCGCTGCCGGCGCTGGCGGCAGGTGGTCTACCGCCGGGCCTCCCGGCGCTGCCAGGCGTGGATCCTGCGGCGCTGGCTGCGGCGCTGCCGGCGCTGGCGGCCGGCCTGCCGGCACTGCCAGCGGGTCTGCCGCCGTTACCGGCCGTGCCCGCATTGCCGGCACCTCCCCCACTGCCGGGACCGCCTCCGCTGCCGGCGCTCCCGTCGCGTCTGTGCACACCCGGATTCGGTCCCATCGGGGTGTGTATCCCCTAA
- a CDS encoding rRNA small subunit methyltransferase I gives MSSGRLLLGATPLGQPSDASPRLAAALATADVVAAEDTRRVRKLAKALDIRIGGRVVSLFDRVEALRVTALLDAINNGATVLVVSDAGTPVISDPGYRLVAACIDAGVSVTCLPGPSAVTTALVMSGLPAEKFCFEGFAPRKGAARRAWLAELAEERRTCVFFESPRRLAACLNDAVEQLGGARPAAICRELTKVHEEVVRGSLDELAIWAAGGVLGEITVVVAGAAPHAELSSLIAQVEEFVAAGIRVKDACSEVAAAHPGVRTRQLYDAVLQSRRETGGPAQP, from the coding sequence ATGTCCTCTGGTCGCCTGTTGCTCGGCGCCACCCCGCTGGGCCAGCCGTCGGATGCGTCACCACGCCTGGCGGCCGCGTTGGCCACCGCCGATGTGGTGGCGGCCGAGGACACCCGGCGGGTGCGGAAATTGGCCAAGGCTCTTGACATCCGGATTGGTGGACGGGTGGTCAGCCTGTTCGACCGGGTGGAGGCGTTGCGCGTGACGGCCCTTCTCGACGCGATCAATAACGGTGCGACGGTGCTGGTGGTCAGTGACGCCGGGACCCCGGTGATCAGCGATCCCGGCTATCGGCTGGTCGCGGCGTGCATCGACGCGGGGGTTTCGGTGACGTGTTTACCCGGGCCGTCCGCGGTGACCACCGCGCTGGTGATGTCCGGTCTGCCGGCGGAGAAGTTCTGCTTCGAGGGTTTCGCCCCGCGCAAGGGTGCGGCGCGCCGGGCCTGGCTGGCCGAACTGGCCGAGGAGCGGCGCACCTGTGTTTTCTTCGAATCCCCGCGCCGGTTGGCTGCGTGCCTTAACGATGCCGTCGAGCAGCTCGGTGGTGCCCGTCCGGCGGCGATCTGCCGGGAGCTGACCAAGGTGCATGAGGAAGTGGTGCGCGGATCGCTTGACGAGTTGGCGATCTGGGCGGCCGGTGGTGTGCTCGGCGAGATCACCGTGGTGGTGGCGGGCGCCGCCCCCCACGCCGAACTGTCGTCGCTGATAGCCCAAGTGGAGGAGTTCGTCGCGGCGGGTATTCGTGTCAAGGACGCCTGCAGCGAGGTAGCGGCGGCACATCCGGGGGTGCGCACCCGCCAGCTTTACGACGCGGTGCTGCAATCACGGCGGGAAACCGGCGGGCCAGCGCAGCCGTAG
- the ksgA gene encoding rRNA small subunit methyltransferase A (dimethyladenosine transferase KsgA; S-adenosylmethionine-6-N', N'-adenosyl(rRNA) dimethyltransferase (16S rRNA dimethylase) (high level kasugamycin resistance protein KsgA) (kasugamycin dimethyltransferase)) — MCCTSGCALTIRLLGRTEIRRLAKELDFRPRKSLGQNFVHDANTVRRVVAASGVSRSDLVLEVGPGLGSLTLALLDRGATVTAVEIDPLLASRLQQTVAEHSHSEVHRLTVVNRDVLALRREDLAAAPTAVVANLPYNVAVPALLHLLVEFPSIRVVTVMVQAEVAERLAAEPGSKEYGVPSVKLRFFGRVRRCGMVSPTVFWPIPRVYSGLVRIDRYETSPWPTDDAFRRRVFELVDIAFAQRRKTSRNAFVQWAGSGSESANRLLAASIDPARRGETLSIDDFVRLLRRSGGSDEATSTGRDARAPDISGHASAS, encoded by the coding sequence ATGTGCTGCACGAGCGGGTGCGCGCTGACCATCCGGCTGCTCGGGCGCACTGAGATCAGGCGGCTGGCCAAAGAGCTCGACTTTCGGCCGCGCAAATCTCTCGGACAGAACTTCGTGCACGACGCCAACACGGTGCGACGGGTGGTTGCCGCCTCCGGGGTCAGCCGTTCCGACCTGGTTTTGGAGGTCGGGCCGGGCCTGGGATCGCTGACCCTGGCACTGCTCGACCGCGGCGCGACCGTCACCGCGGTCGAGATCGATCCACTACTGGCTTCTCGGCTGCAACAGACCGTGGCGGAGCACTCGCACAGCGAGGTTCACCGACTAACGGTGGTCAATCGCGACGTCCTGGCCCTGCGCCGGGAGGATCTAGCCGCGGCGCCGACCGCGGTGGTTGCCAATCTGCCGTACAACGTAGCGGTACCGGCGTTGTTGCATCTGCTTGTCGAGTTCCCGTCGATCCGTGTCGTGACGGTGATGGTGCAGGCCGAGGTCGCCGAACGGCTCGCCGCCGAGCCGGGCAGCAAAGAGTACGGCGTGCCCAGCGTTAAGCTGCGCTTCTTCGGGCGGGTTCGCCGCTGCGGCATGGTGTCGCCGACCGTTTTCTGGCCCATTCCGCGTGTCTATTCCGGGCTGGTACGCATCGATCGATATGAGACCTCGCCCTGGCCCACCGACGACGCTTTTCGACGGCGGGTATTCGAACTCGTGGACATCGCATTCGCGCAGCGGCGCAAGACTTCTCGCAACGCGTTTGTGCAGTGGGCGGGCTCGGGAAGCGAGTCGGCGAATCGATTGTTGGCGGCCAGCATCGACCCCGCCCGTCGCGGTGAGACGCTGTCCATCGACGACTTCGTGCGGCTGCTGCGACGGTCCGGCGGCTCCGACGAGGCCACCAGCACCGGCCGGGACGCCAGGGCGCCGGACATTTCGGGGCACGCGTCGGCGAGCTGA
- the pks16 gene encoding polyketide synthase, translated as MSRFTEKMFHNARTATTGMVTGEPHMPVRHTWGEVHERARCIAGGLAAAGVGLGDVVGVLAGFPVEIAPTAQALWMRGASLTMLHQPTPRTDLAVWAEDTMTVIGMIEAKAVIVSEPFLVAIPILEQKGMQVLTVADLLASDPIGPIEVGEDDLALMQLTSGSTGSPKAVQITHRNIYSNAEAMFVGAQYDVDKDVMVSWLPCFHDMGMVGFLTIPMFFGAELVKVTPMDFLRDTLLWAKLIDKYQGTMTAAPNFAYALLAKRLRRQAKPGDFDLSTLRFALSGAEPVEPADVEDLLDAGKPFGLRPSAILPAYGMAETTLAVSFSECNAGLVVDEVDADLLAALRRAVPATKGNTRRLATLGPLLQDLEARIIDEQGDVMPARGVGVIELRGESLTPGYLTMGGFIPAQDEHGWYDTGDLGYLTEEGHVVVCGRVKDVIIMAGRNIYPTDIERAAGRVDGVRPGCAVAVRLDAGHSRESFAVAVESNAFEDPAEVRRIEHQVAHEVVAEVDVRPRNVVVLGPGTIPKTPSGKLRRANSVTLVT; from the coding sequence TTGAGCAGGTTCACCGAGAAGATGTTCCACAATGCCCGCACCGCGACGACGGGCATGGTCACAGGTGAACCGCACATGCCCGTCCGCCACACCTGGGGCGAGGTCCATGAGCGTGCTCGTTGCATCGCGGGCGGCCTGGCCGCCGCGGGTGTCGGTCTTGGTGACGTTGTTGGGGTGCTGGCCGGCTTCCCGGTGGAGATCGCCCCCACGGCGCAGGCCCTGTGGATGCGCGGGGCCAGCCTGACCATGCTGCACCAGCCCACACCGCGCACCGACTTGGCCGTGTGGGCCGAGGACACCATGACCGTCATCGGCATGATCGAGGCCAAGGCCGTGATCGTCTCCGAGCCCTTCCTCGTGGCCATTCCCATCCTTGAGCAGAAAGGCATGCAGGTCCTTACCGTCGCTGACCTTTTGGCGTCGGATCCGATCGGCCCCATCGAGGTCGGCGAGGACGACCTGGCGTTGATGCAGCTGACGTCCGGATCTACCGGCTCCCCTAAAGCCGTCCAGATCACCCACCGCAACATCTACTCCAACGCCGAGGCAATGTTCGTCGGCGCCCAGTATGACGTCGACAAGGACGTCATGGTCAGCTGGTTGCCCTGCTTCCATGACATGGGCATGGTGGGCTTCTTGACTATCCCGATGTTCTTCGGTGCGGAGCTGGTCAAGGTCACGCCAATGGACTTCCTGCGCGACACGCTGCTGTGGGCGAAGCTCATCGACAAGTACCAGGGCACCATGACCGCGGCGCCCAACTTCGCCTACGCGCTGCTCGCCAAGCGGTTGCGGCGCCAGGCCAAGCCCGGCGACTTCGATCTGTCGACCCTACGCTTCGCGCTGTCCGGCGCCGAGCCCGTCGAACCCGCCGACGTCGAGGACCTGCTCGACGCGGGCAAGCCGTTCGGCCTGAGGCCCTCAGCGATCCTGCCGGCCTACGGCATGGCCGAGACCACGCTGGCGGTGTCCTTCTCGGAGTGCAACGCCGGCCTCGTCGTGGACGAGGTTGACGCCGACCTGCTGGCGGCTCTGCGCCGGGCCGTTCCCGCCACCAAAGGCAATACCCGCAGGCTGGCCACGCTAGGTCCGCTGCTGCAGGACCTAGAGGCCCGCATCATCGACGAACAGGGCGATGTCATGCCCGCCCGCGGCGTGGGTGTCATCGAGCTGCGCGGCGAGTCGCTAACTCCCGGCTACCTGACTATGGGTGGCTTCATCCCGGCCCAAGACGAGCATGGCTGGTACGACACGGGCGACCTCGGCTACCTCACCGAGGAGGGCCACGTGGTGGTATGTGGCCGCGTCAAGGATGTCATCATCATGGCCGGGCGCAATATTTACCCGACCGACATCGAGCGGGCGGCCGGCCGCGTCGACGGCGTTCGTCCGGGTTGCGCGGTGGCCGTGCGTCTCGATGCCGGACATTCGCGCGAATCCTTTGCCGTCGCGGTCGAGTCGAACGCCTTCGAGGATCCCGCCGAGGTTCGTCGCATCGAGCATCAAGTGGCCCACGAGGTGGTTGCCGAGGTCGACGTGCGGCCTCGCAACGTCGTGGTTCTTGGACCCGGGACCATTCCGAAGACGCCGTCGGGCAAGCTGCGTCGGGCCAACTCCGTCACCCTGGTCACCTAA
- the tatD gene encoding deoxyribonuclease TatD codes for MVDAHTHLDACGARDADTVRSLVERAAAAGVTAVVTVADDLESARWVTRAAEWDRRVYAAVALHPTRADALTDAARAELERLVAHPRVVAVGETGIDMYWPGRLDGCAEPHVQREAFAWHIDLAKRTGKPLMIHNRQADRDVLDVLRAEGAPDTVILHCFSSDAAMARTCVDAGWLLSLSGTVSFRTARELREAVPLMPVEQLLVETDAPYLTPHPHRGLANEPYCLPYTVRALAELVNRRPEEVALITTSNARRAYGLGWMRQ; via the coding sequence TTGGTCGACGCCCACACCCATCTCGACGCGTGCGGTGCACGAGACGCCGATACGGTGCGGTCGCTCGTCGAGCGAGCCGCCGCGGCCGGCGTGACCGCGGTGGTCACCGTCGCCGACGACCTGGAGTCCGCGCGCTGGGTCACCCGCGCGGCCGAATGGGATCGGCGAGTCTATGCCGCGGTGGCGTTGCACCCGACCCGCGCCGATGCGCTCACCGACGCTGCCCGTGCCGAGCTCGAGCGATTGGTTGCCCACCCCAGGGTGGTGGCCGTCGGTGAGACCGGAATCGACATGTACTGGCCGGGTCGCCTGGACGGGTGTGCGGAGCCGCACGTCCAGCGGGAGGCCTTTGCCTGGCATATCGATCTGGCCAAGCGGACCGGTAAACCGCTGATGATCCACAATCGTCAGGCCGACCGCGACGTGCTGGACGTGCTGCGGGCCGAGGGCGCGCCGGACACCGTGATCTTGCACTGCTTCTCGTCGGACGCGGCGATGGCCCGCACGTGTGTGGACGCCGGGTGGCTGCTCAGCCTGTCCGGGACGGTGAGCTTCCGTACCGCCCGTGAACTACGGGAAGCCGTCCCGCTGATGCCGGTGGAGCAGCTTTTGGTGGAAACCGATGCACCGTATTTGACCCCGCATCCCCACCGGGGCTTGGCGAACGAACCGTACTGCCTGCCCTATACCGTGCGGGCGCTGGCTGAACTGGTCAATCGGCGCCCCGAAGAGGTGGCGCTCATCACCACAAGCAACGCTCGCCGAGCTTATGGGCTAGGGTGGATGCGCCAATGA